In Castor canadensis chromosome 11, mCasCan1.hap1v2, whole genome shotgun sequence, a single genomic region encodes these proteins:
- the Ovca2 gene encoding esterase OVCA2, translating to MAARQPLRVLCLAGFRQSERGFREKTGALRKALRGRAELVCLSGPHLLPDAAGLYGAGPDSGPLPPEEQPRGWWFSEQQADVFSALEEPAVCRGLEEALRTVAQALDKQGPFDGLLGFSQGAALAALVCALGQAGDPRFPLPRFIILVSGFCPRGPSLKEPILQSPLLLPSLHVFGDTDGVIPSQESMQLASQFPGAITLTHSGGHFIPAAASQRQAYLKFLNQFSE from the exons ATGGCGGCTCGGCAGCCCCTGCGGGTCTTGTGCCTGGCGGGCTTCCGGCAGAGCGAGCGGGGCTTCCGCGAGAAGACTGGCGCGCTGAGGAAGGCGTTGCGGGGCCGCGCCGAGCTCGTGTGCCTCAGTGGCCCGCACCTGCTCCCCGACGCAGCGGGCCTCTACGGCGCCGGGCCAGACTCCG GGCCTTTGCCTCCGGAGGAGCAGCCTCGAGGTTGGTGGTTTTCCGAGCAGCAGGCAGACGTTTTCTCCGCACTGGAAGAGCCTGCAGTGTGCCGGGGTCTGGAGGAAGCTCTGAGAACCGTGGCACAGGCACTGGACAAGCAGGGGCCTTTTGACGGACTTCTTGGCTTCAGCCAGGGGGCTGCATTAGCAGCCCTTGTGTGTGCCCTGGGCCAGGCGGGTGATCCCCGCTTTCCCTTGCCACGGTTTATCATCCTTGTGTCTGGTTTCTGCCCCCGGGGCCCTAGCCTCAAGGAACCCATCCTGCAGAGCCCGTTGTTACTGCCTTCGCTCCACGTTTTCGGGGACACTGATGGAGTCATCCCTTCTCAGGAGAGTATGCAATTGGCTAGCCAATTCCCAGGCGCCATCACCCTTACTCACTCTGGGGGCCACTTCATTCCAGCGGCTGCATCCCAGCGCCAAGCCTATCTCAAATTCTTGAACCAGTTTTCAGAATGA
- the Hic1 gene encoding hypermethylated in cancer 1 protein: MLDTMEAPGHSRQLLLQLNNQRTKGFLCDVIIVVQNALFRAHKNVLAASSAYLKSLVVHDNLLNLDHDMVSPAVFRLVLDFIYTGRLADGAEAAAAAAVAPGAEPSLGAVLAAASYLQIPDLVALCKKRLKRHGKYCHLRGGGSGGGGYAPYGRPGRGLRAATPVIQACYSSPAGPPPPPAAEPSSGPEAAVNTHCAELYASGPGPAAALCVPERRCSPLCGLDLSKKSPPGSSAPERPLSERELPPRPDSPPSAGPTAYKDPPLGLPPLPPLPFQKLEEAAPTPDPFRGSGGSPGPEPPGRPDGSSLLYRWMKHEPGLGSYGDELGRDRGSPGERCEERGGDPATSPGGPPLGLVPPPRYPGSLDGPGTGGDGDDYKSSSEETGSSEDPSPPGGHLEGYPCPHLAYGEPESFGDNLYVCIPCGKGFPSSEQLNAHVEAHVEEEEALYGRAEAAEVAAGAAGLGPPYGSGGDKVAGAPGGLGELLRPYRCASCDKSYKDPATLRQHEKTHWLTRPYPCTICGKKFTQRGTMTRHMRSHLGLKPFACDACGMRFTRQYRLTEHMRIHSGEKPYECQVCGGKFAQQRNLISHMKMHAVGGAAGAAGALAGLGGLPGVPGPDGKGKLDFPEGVFAVARLTAEQLSLKQQDKAAAAELLAQTTHFLHDPKVALESLYPLAKFTAELGLSPDKAAEVLSQGAHLAAGPDGRTIDRFSPT; the protein is encoded by the coding sequence ATGCTGGACACGATGGAGGCGCCCGGCCACTCGAGGCAGCTGCTGCTGCAGCTCAACAACCAGCGCACCAAAGGCTTCTTGTGCGACGTGATCATCGTGGTGCAGAACGCCCTCTTCCGCGCGCACAAGAACGTGCTGGCGGCCAGCAGCGCCTACCTCAAGTCCCTGGTGGTGCATGACAACCTGCTAAACCTGGACCATGACATGGTGAGCCCGGCCGTGTTCCGCCTGGTGCTTGACTTCATCTACACCGGCCGCCTGGCTGATGGGGCAGAGGCAGCGGCAGCCGCAGCGGTGGCCCCGGGGGCCGAGCCGAGCCTGGGCGCCGTGCTGGCCGCCGCCAGCTACCTGCAGATCCCTGACCTCGTGGCGCTGTGCAAGAAGCGCCTCAAGCGCCACGGCAAGTACTGCCACCTGCGGGGAGGCGGCAGTGGCGGCGGCGGCTATGCACCCTATGGGCGGCCGGGCCGGGGCCTGAGGGCCGCGACGCCCGTCATCCAGGCCTGCTACTCGTCTCCGGCCGGGCCTccgccgccgcccgccgccgAGCCGTCGTCGGGCCCCGAGGCTGCGGTCAATACACACTGCGCTGAGCTGTACGCCTCGGGCCCGGGCCCGGCCGCTGCCCTCTGCGTCCCGGAGCGCCGCTGCTCCCCACTCTGCGGCCTGGACCTGTCCAAGAAGAGCCCACCCGGTTCTTCGGCTCCCGAGCGGCCGCTGAGTGAGCGCGAGCTGCCCCCGCGCCCCGACAGCCCTCCCAGTGCGGGTCCCACCGCCTACAAGGACCCACCGCTTGGCCTGCCGCCGCTGCCCCCACTGCCCTTTCAGAAGCTGGAGGAGGCCGCACCGACTCCGGACCCGTTTCGTGGCAGCGGCGGCAGCCCGGGACCCGAGCCCCCCGGACGCCCCGACGGGTCCAGCCTTCTCTACCGCTGGATGAAACACGAACCGGGCCTGGGTAGCTACGGCGACGAACTGGGCCGAGATCGCGGGTCCCCAGGAGAGCGCTGCGAGGAGCGCGGCGGGGACCCGGCCACATCGCCCGGGGGGCCACCGCTCGGCCTGGTGCCGCCGCCGCGCTACCCGGGCAGCCTGGACGGACCCGGCACAGGCGGCGATGGCGACGACTACAAGAGCAGCAGCGAGGAGACTGGCAGTAGTGAGGATCCTAGCCCACCCGGAGGCCACCTTGAGGGCTACCCATGCCCGCACCTGGCTTATGGCGAGCCAGAGAGCTTTGGTGACAACCTGTACGTGTGTATCCCATGTGGCAAGGGCTTTCCCAGCTCTGAACAGCTGAACGCGCACGTGGAGGCTCACGTGGAAGAGGAGGAGGCGCTTTATGGCAGGGCCGAGGCGGCTGAGGTGGCTGCCGGGGCCGCCGGCCTCGGGCCCCCTTATGGCAGCGGTGGGGACAAGGTTGCTGGGGCTCCAGGCGGTCTGGGAGAGCTGCTGCGGCCGTACCGCTGCGCGTCCTGCGACAAGAGCTACAAGGACCCGGCCACACTGCGGCAGCACGAGAAGACGCACTGGCTGACCCGGCCCTATCCATGTACCATTTGCGGGAAGAAGTTTACGCAGCGCGGAACCATGACACGCCACATGCGCAGCCACCTGGGTCTCAAGCCCTTTGCGTGTGACGCGTGTGGCATGCGCTTCACCCGCCAGTACCGCCTCACCGAGCACATGCGCATCCACTCGGGCGAGAAACCCTACGAATGCCAGGTGTGCGGTGGCAAGTTCGCACAGCAACGCAACCTCATCAGCCACATGAAGATGCACGCCGTAGGTGGCGCAGCCGGTGCAGCCGGGGCGCTGGCAGGCCTAGGGGGACTTCCCGGCGTCCCAGGCCCCGATGGCAAGGGCAAGCTCGACTTCCCCGAGGGCGTCTTTGCTGTGGCCCGCCTCACGGCTGAACAGTTGAGCCTGAAGCAGCAGGACAAGGCGGCTGCGGCTGAACTGCTGGCGCAGACCACGCACTTCCTGCACGATCCCAAGGTGGCGCTCGAGAGCCTCTACCCGCTGGCCAAGTTCACTGCGGAGCTGGGCCTCAGCCCAGACAAAGCGGCCGAAGTGCTGAGCCAGGGCGCTCACCTGGCCGCTGGACCCGACGGCCGGACCATCGACCGTTTCTCTCCCACCTAG